A window of Excalfactoria chinensis isolate bCotChi1 chromosome Z, bCotChi1.hap2, whole genome shotgun sequence contains these coding sequences:
- the PLK2 gene encoding serine/threonine-protein kinase PLK2, which yields MELLRTIAYPPGGSGASSTTAAARGCEAAVGRAGSAEPRRKKAEEQPHQHAHPAAEVSRIITDPTTGKRYCRGKVLGKGGFAKCYEMTDLTTNKVYAAKIIPHSRVAKPHQREKIDKEIELHRMLNHRHVVQFYHYFEDRENIYILLEYCSRRSMAHILKARKVLTEPEVRYYLRQIVSGLKYLHEQEILHRDLKLGNFFINENMELKLGDFGLAARLEPLEHRRRTICGTPNYLSPEVLNKQGHGCESDIWALGCVMYTMLLGRPPFETTNLKETYRCIREARYSLPSSLLAPAKHLIASMLSKNPEDRPSLDEIMRHDFFVQGFTPDRLSASCCHTVPDFHLSSPAKNFFKKAAAALFGGKKEKARYFDNHNRLAKEDEEIYKLRHDLKKTSITQQPHKHRTDEEIQPLITTVAKPGALPETKQIGDSIRMIVRGTLGSCSSSSECLEDSTMGSVADTVARVLRGCLENMPEADSIPKEQLTTSFQWVTKWVDYSNKYGFGYQLSDHTVGVLFNNGAHMSLLPDKKTVHYYAELGQCSVFTAAEAPEQFISQVTILKYFSHYMEENLMDGGDLPSLTDIRRPRLYLLQWLKSDKALMMLFNDGTFQVNFYHDHTKIIICNQSEEYLLTYINEDRISTTFRLSTLLVSGCSLELKHRMEYALNMLLQRCN from the exons ATGGAGCTGCTGCGGACCATCGCCTACCCACCGGGCGGCAGCGGAGCCTCCAGCACTACCGCTGCTGCCAGGGGCTGCGAGGCGGCCGTGGGGAGGGCCGGCAGTGCCGAGCCGCGGAGAAAGAAAGCGGAAGAGCAGCCCCACCAGCACGCACACCCTGCCGCCGAGGTGTCCCGGATTATAACAGACCCCACGACGGGGAAGCGCTACTGCCGTGGAAAGGTGCTCGGAAAG GGTGGATTCGCCAAGTGCTATGAGATGACAGATTTGACGACAAATAAAGTTTATGCTGCAAAAATCATTCCTCACAGCAGAGTAGCAAAACCTCATCAAAGGGAAAAG ATTGATAAAGAGATTGAGCTGCACAGAATGCTTAATCATAGACATGTTGTGCAGTTCTACCACTACTTTGAAGACAGAGAGAATATTTACATTCTTCTGGAGTACTGCAGTAGAAGG tcaATGGCTCACATCTTGAAAGCACGGAAGGTATTGACGGAACCAGAAGTACGATACTACCTCAGGCAGATTGTGTCAGGGCTAAAGTATCTTCATGAACAGGAAATCTTGCACAGGGATCTTAAGCTAG GTAACTTCTTCATTAATGAGAATATGGAACTGAAACTAGGTGACTTTGGCTTGGCAGCGAGGCTGGAACcactggaacacaggaggag AACAATATGTGGCACACCAAATTACCTCTCTCCAGAAGTCCTCAACAAACAAGGGCATGGCTGTGAATCTGACATCTGGGCCTTAGGCTGTGTAAT gTACACAATGTTGTTGGGAAGACCCCCATTTGAGACCACAAATCTTAAAGAAACATACAGATGTATAAGGGAAGCAAGATACAGTCTGCCTTCATCTCTCTTGGCACCTGCAAAGCACTTAATAGCTAGCATGCTGTCAAAGAATCCTGAAGACCGGCCCAGCTTAGATGAAATAATGCGACATGATTTTTTTGTACAG GGCTTTACACCTGACAGACTTTCTGCTAGCTGTTGTCACACTGTTCCTGACTTCCATTTGTCAAGTCCTGCTaaaaatttcttcaaaaaagcagctgctgctctttttggtggtaaaaaggaaaaagccagaTACTTCGATAATCACA ATAGACTGGctaaagaagatgaagaaatttaCAAGCTCAGGCATGATTTGAAGAAGACATCGATAACCCAGCAGCCccacaaacacagaacagatgAG GAGATCCAGCCTCTTATCACAACAGTAGCCAAGCCAGGAGCATTaccagaaacaaagcagattgGTGACTCTATTCGGATGATTGTCAGAGGAACTTTAGGGAGCTGCAGCAGTAGCAGTGAAT GCCTGGAAGACAGTACCATGGGAAGTGTTGCAGATACAGTTGCAAGGGTATTGCGTGGATGTCTGGAGAACATGCCAGAAGCAGACAGCATTCCCAAAGAGCAGCTGACAACATCCTTCCAGTGGGTTACAAAATGGGTGGACTACTCTAACAAGTATGGCTTTGGGTACCAGTTGTCAGATCATACTGTCGGTGTCCTTTTCAACAATGGGGCGCATATGAGTCTTCTGCCAGATAAAAA GACAGTCCACTACTATGCTGAGCTAGGCCAGTGCTCTGTCTTCACAGCTGCAGAGGCTCCTGAACAGTTCATTAGCCAAGTGACAATACTCAAGTATTTCTCCCATTACATGGAAGAGAACCTCATGGAT GGAGGAGATTTGCCCAGCCTAACAGATATACGCAGGCCCAGGCTTTACCTCCTACAGTGGCTTAAATCTGATAAAGCACTGATGATGCTCTTTAATGATGGCACATTTCAA gtgAACTTCTATCACGATCACACAAAAATCATCATCTGCAATCAGAGTGAAGAGTATCTCCTTACCTACATCAATGAAGACAGGATATCAACAACGTTTCGTCTGTCAACTCTTCTGGTTTCAGGATGCTCACTGGAACTAAAGCATAGAATGGAATATGCTCTGAACATGCTACTGCAGCGATGTAACTGA